In one Rhopalosiphum padi isolate XX-2018 chromosome 3, ASM2088224v1, whole genome shotgun sequence genomic region, the following are encoded:
- the LOC132924609 gene encoding MFS-type transporter SLC18B1-like isoform X1 yields the protein MYELLLALCNFIERYLLKFQSLTNLPCGLESNNNIATAGVSMDEEDGSADDDEHIRTGRSNDDDYDDNNVVSTSFAGPSEATAGKALINGTRNGGAGGGGSGTGIEKFRIDYPKKFHNARSMSLSMERNAYCELCRFSRSPVPFDRGGGSGDGGEPDDRDKGVRRYFGFTIKQYMALGSLALVDFLGFCSMSVMAPTFPKEAEKKDMTVSEAGLVFSFFALIMFLLSPAMGSIMPIFGTKCLFISGVFISGVCNMLFGLLPMVQDNFQFKILCFIVRGLEAIGASAFSTSSFVYVIQLFPENVSSVLGILETFVGLGMSVGPAIGGLLSSVGGYAMPFFVVGLLMVATVPLHIYLMPPIRDDVKASQAVGSRSKGIIKLLIIPSAFVVGAVITVTSNFWASLDPTLEPHLREMGLSTHEVGLVFLFCSILYGVSSPFWGYIADKYNNHWSMMAVGLFSSAIGLFILAPLPWFPVNQDILWLNLVGLGILGVSASLTMMPAFNFILSSAIENGFQESVSTFGTVAGFWSSAYSLGDMTGPSLGGVLLQHFGFSICMTTMGLFCLVVGVITIGFFGLIKKKKKRPRTMSDKSPLNDPRIIHPRYNSLNDDRGRSMLISNFSTKTETTEV from the exons TTCCAGAGCCTGACAAACCTACCATGTGGGCTGGAGTCCAACAACAACATAGCCACCGCGGGGGTGAGCATGGACGAAGAGGACGGTAGTGCGGACGATGACGAGCACATACGAACCGGCCGGTCCAACGACGACGATTACGACGACAACAACGTGGTCTCGACGTCGTTCGCTGGACCGTCCGAGGCGACCGCCGGCAAAGCGCTCATCAACGGCACCCGCAATGGCGGCGCCGGGGGCGGTGGAAGCGGGACCGGTATCGAAAAGTTCCGCATCGATTATCCGAAGAAATTCCACAACGCCCGCAGCATGTCGCTGTCCATGGAACGGAACGCTTACTGCGAACTGTGCCGGTTTTCGCGAAGTCCCGTGCCGTTTGACCGCGGCGGAGGCAGTGGCGATGGCGGTGAACCGGACGACCGCGACAAGGGCGTCCGCCGGTACTTTGGGTTCACCATCAAACAGTACATGGCGCTCGGTTCACTCGCGCTGGTCGACTTTCTCGGGTTTTGCTCCATGTCCGTCATGGCACCGACCTTTCCGAAAGAG gcTGAAAAAAAAGATATGACAGTTTCTGAAGCTGGtcttgtttttagtttttttgctttgataatgtttttactCTCTCCAGCAATGGGATCGATa atGCCAATATTTGGtacaaaatgtttgtttatatcAGGGGTGTTTATTTCCGGAGTATGCAATATGCTATTTGG GCTATTACCAATGGTACAAGATAACTTCCAATTTAAAATACTGTGCTTTATAGTACGAGGACTGGAAGCAATTGGCGCCAGTGCATTTTCTACATCAAGTTTTGTTTATGTCATTCAACTATTTCCAGAAAACGTCAGTAGCGTTTTA ggcaTACTAGAAACATTTGTCGGTTTAGGTATGAGTGTCGGACCTGCAATAGGAGGATTGTTGTCTTcg GTCGGGGGTTATGCAATGCCGTTTTTTGTTGTGGGTCTCTTAATGGTGGCTACGGTGCCACTGCACATTTACCTCATGCCTCCAATTAGAG acgATGTAAAAGCATCGCAAGCTGTTGGCAGCCGATCCAaaggtataattaaattactcatAATCCCGTCAGCTTTTGTTGTCGGCGCTGTCATTACGGTCACATCTAACTTTTGGGCATCACTCGATCCAACGCTCGAACCACACTTAAGagag ATGGGCTTATCAACTCACGAGGTTGGACTCGTATTTCTGTTTTGTTCAATATTGTACGGAGTATCAAGTCCATTTTGGGGTTACATTGCTGATAAGTACAATAACCATTGGTCAATGATGGCCGTCGGATTGTTTTCATCAGCTATCGGACTATTCATCTTAGCTCCTCTTCCATGGTTCCCAGTGAATCAAGA catCTTATGGTTGAACCTCGTCGGACTTGGAATTTTGGGCGTGTCAGCGTCATTAACAATGATGCCAGCATTCAACTTCATTTTATCAAGTGCAAT AGAAAATGGATTTCAAGAAAGCGTTTCTACATTTGGAACTGTCGCCGGGTTTTGGTCGTCGGCCTATTCACTTgg TGATATGACCGGTCCATCGTTGGGAGGTGTTCTTTTACAACATTTCGGGTTTTCTATATGTATGACTACGATGGGTCTGTTTTGTTTAGTAGtg ggTGTGATTACGATTGGGTTTTTtgggcttataaaaaaaaaaaaaaaacgtccaAGAACGATGTCGGACAAAAGTCCGCTAAACGATCCCAGAATTATACATCCACGGTATAATTCGCTGAACGACGATCGTGGTAGATCAatgttaatttcaaatttttcaacTAAAACCGAAACCACTGAAGTGTAA
- the LOC132924609 gene encoding MFS-type transporter SLC18B1-like isoform X2: MLFDEPRRQHFTNHIKFQSLTNLPCGLESNNNIATAGVSMDEEDGSADDDEHIRTGRSNDDDYDDNNVVSTSFAGPSEATAGKALINGTRNGGAGGGGSGTGIEKFRIDYPKKFHNARSMSLSMERNAYCELCRFSRSPVPFDRGGGSGDGGEPDDRDKGVRRYFGFTIKQYMALGSLALVDFLGFCSMSVMAPTFPKEAEKKDMTVSEAGLVFSFFALIMFLLSPAMGSIMPIFGTKCLFISGVFISGVCNMLFGLLPMVQDNFQFKILCFIVRGLEAIGASAFSTSSFVYVIQLFPENVSSVLGILETFVGLGMSVGPAIGGLLSSVGGYAMPFFVVGLLMVATVPLHIYLMPPIRDDVKASQAVGSRSKGIIKLLIIPSAFVVGAVITVTSNFWASLDPTLEPHLREMGLSTHEVGLVFLFCSILYGVSSPFWGYIADKYNNHWSMMAVGLFSSAIGLFILAPLPWFPVNQDILWLNLVGLGILGVSASLTMMPAFNFILSSAIENGFQESVSTFGTVAGFWSSAYSLGDMTGPSLGGVLLQHFGFSICMTTMGLFCLVVGVITIGFFGLIKKKKKRPRTMSDKSPLNDPRIIHPRYNSLNDDRGRSMLISNFSTKTETTEV, encoded by the exons TTCCAGAGCCTGACAAACCTACCATGTGGGCTGGAGTCCAACAACAACATAGCCACCGCGGGGGTGAGCATGGACGAAGAGGACGGTAGTGCGGACGATGACGAGCACATACGAACCGGCCGGTCCAACGACGACGATTACGACGACAACAACGTGGTCTCGACGTCGTTCGCTGGACCGTCCGAGGCGACCGCCGGCAAAGCGCTCATCAACGGCACCCGCAATGGCGGCGCCGGGGGCGGTGGAAGCGGGACCGGTATCGAAAAGTTCCGCATCGATTATCCGAAGAAATTCCACAACGCCCGCAGCATGTCGCTGTCCATGGAACGGAACGCTTACTGCGAACTGTGCCGGTTTTCGCGAAGTCCCGTGCCGTTTGACCGCGGCGGAGGCAGTGGCGATGGCGGTGAACCGGACGACCGCGACAAGGGCGTCCGCCGGTACTTTGGGTTCACCATCAAACAGTACATGGCGCTCGGTTCACTCGCGCTGGTCGACTTTCTCGGGTTTTGCTCCATGTCCGTCATGGCACCGACCTTTCCGAAAGAG gcTGAAAAAAAAGATATGACAGTTTCTGAAGCTGGtcttgtttttagtttttttgctttgataatgtttttactCTCTCCAGCAATGGGATCGATa atGCCAATATTTGGtacaaaatgtttgtttatatcAGGGGTGTTTATTTCCGGAGTATGCAATATGCTATTTGG GCTATTACCAATGGTACAAGATAACTTCCAATTTAAAATACTGTGCTTTATAGTACGAGGACTGGAAGCAATTGGCGCCAGTGCATTTTCTACATCAAGTTTTGTTTATGTCATTCAACTATTTCCAGAAAACGTCAGTAGCGTTTTA ggcaTACTAGAAACATTTGTCGGTTTAGGTATGAGTGTCGGACCTGCAATAGGAGGATTGTTGTCTTcg GTCGGGGGTTATGCAATGCCGTTTTTTGTTGTGGGTCTCTTAATGGTGGCTACGGTGCCACTGCACATTTACCTCATGCCTCCAATTAGAG acgATGTAAAAGCATCGCAAGCTGTTGGCAGCCGATCCAaaggtataattaaattactcatAATCCCGTCAGCTTTTGTTGTCGGCGCTGTCATTACGGTCACATCTAACTTTTGGGCATCACTCGATCCAACGCTCGAACCACACTTAAGagag ATGGGCTTATCAACTCACGAGGTTGGACTCGTATTTCTGTTTTGTTCAATATTGTACGGAGTATCAAGTCCATTTTGGGGTTACATTGCTGATAAGTACAATAACCATTGGTCAATGATGGCCGTCGGATTGTTTTCATCAGCTATCGGACTATTCATCTTAGCTCCTCTTCCATGGTTCCCAGTGAATCAAGA catCTTATGGTTGAACCTCGTCGGACTTGGAATTTTGGGCGTGTCAGCGTCATTAACAATGATGCCAGCATTCAACTTCATTTTATCAAGTGCAAT AGAAAATGGATTTCAAGAAAGCGTTTCTACATTTGGAACTGTCGCCGGGTTTTGGTCGTCGGCCTATTCACTTgg TGATATGACCGGTCCATCGTTGGGAGGTGTTCTTTTACAACATTTCGGGTTTTCTATATGTATGACTACGATGGGTCTGTTTTGTTTAGTAGtg ggTGTGATTACGATTGGGTTTTTtgggcttataaaaaaaaaaaaaaaacgtccaAGAACGATGTCGGACAAAAGTCCGCTAAACGATCCCAGAATTATACATCCACGGTATAATTCGCTGAACGACGATCGTGGTAGATCAatgttaatttcaaatttttcaacTAAAACCGAAACCACTGAAGTGTAA